One stretch of Thermoproteota archaeon DNA includes these proteins:
- a CDS encoding ABC transporter ATP-binding protein: MTKLEAKNIVKYFKHEKYNLKALGGINLQVEDGDFVCLVGPSGCGKSTFLRIVAGLENPDEGEILFDGKPVSGTGPERIMVFQEGALFPWLKVIDNVEFGLKMAGIPKEKRSQISHRYLDMMQLTKFADSYTYQLSTGMKQRVAIARALVMDPDVLLMDEPFAALDAQTRDLLLVEMQLIWERTKKTILFVTHNVSEAVVLGSKVAIFSNRPSTIKKELAIDYRRPRLAEDEQLMKHQQEILAELRPEVKKTKE, from the coding sequence ATGACTAAACTTGAAGCAAAAAATATTGTAAAATATTTCAAGCACGAAAAATATAATCTAAAAGCTCTAGGAGGAATTAATCTCCAAGTCGAAGATGGTGACTTTGTATGTCTTGTTGGTCCTTCAGGATGTGGCAAGTCTACATTCTTACGCATAGTAGCTGGACTTGAGAATCCCGATGAGGGTGAGATACTCTTTGATGGAAAGCCCGTTTCTGGTACTGGACCTGAAAGAATAATGGTATTTCAGGAAGGTGCACTTTTTCCATGGCTAAAGGTCATTGATAATGTTGAATTTGGCTTGAAGATGGCCGGAATACCAAAGGAAAAAAGATCACAAATTTCTCATCGTTATCTTGACATGATGCAGCTAACCAAATTTGCAGATTCATACACATATCAACTATCTACAGGAATGAAACAAAGAGTGGCAATTGCCCGAGCCCTCGTAATGGATCCTGATGTGTTGCTAATGGATGAACCGTTTGCTGCTCTTGATGCACAAACTCGTGACCTATTGCTAGTTGAAATGCAGCTTATCTGGGAAAGAACCAAAAAAACAATCTTGTTTGTAACTCATAATGTTTCTGAAGCTGTAGTTCTTGGATCAAAAGTTGCAATATTTAGTAACCGACCCTCAACAATAAAAAAAGAATTAGCAATTGATTATAGAAGACCAAGATTAGCCGAAGACGAACAACTAATGAAACACCAACAAGAGATTTTAGCCGAATTAAGACCTGAGGTTAAGAAAACAAAAGAGTGA
- a CDS encoding aliphatic sulfonate ABC transporter substrate-binding protein → MKITLVAIGIGIVATLAIAAALSIQSENSQDEIRVGYFPNIGHAIPIVGLEKGFFVKNLPDVQIKTRIFDSGPQAIEGLFANSIDIAYVGPGPAVNGFLKSDSNNIRILAGAASGGASFIVHPDSNINSIDDFAGKRIAAPQVANSQDVSLRTYLKENGLETAERGGSVYVLNVANPEIYTLFIKGDIDGAWIPEPWATIFVEKLNGKRLFFEEDLWADKKFSSVLLIARADYVEKNDSIIQKWLESHQETVEWINLNNEETGLIYNDFLHNELGTTLSESVLKESFSNIEITSDPIPKSIEIFAKRSYDLGYLGRNGYDLTGIYYSNQTLGTKHMEMISYHD, encoded by the coding sequence ATGAAAATTACCTTGGTAGCTATTGGTATAGGGATTGTTGCAACTTTAGCTATAGCTGCTGCACTATCTATTCAGTCGGAAAATTCTCAAGATGAAATTCGTGTTGGATATTTCCCAAATATTGGTCACGCAATACCTATTGTCGGTCTTGAAAAAGGATTTTTTGTCAAAAATCTGCCTGATGTACAAATCAAAACAAGAATTTTTGATAGTGGTCCACAAGCAATAGAGGGATTGTTTGCAAATTCTATTGATATTGCTTATGTTGGGCCTGGTCCCGCAGTTAATGGATTTTTAAAATCTGATTCTAATAATATACGAATTTTGGCCGGTGCAGCAAGTGGAGGTGCTAGTTTTATCGTTCATCCTGATTCTAACATAAATTCTATTGATGACTTTGCAGGAAAACGAATTGCAGCGCCACAGGTTGCAAACTCACAAGACGTTTCACTTAGAACTTATCTAAAGGAAAACGGTCTTGAAACTGCTGAACGCGGTGGCTCTGTTTATGTATTGAACGTTGCAAATCCTGAAATCTATACGTTATTTATTAAAGGAGACATTGATGGTGCTTGGATTCCAGAACCTTGGGCAACCATCTTTGTTGAAAAATTAAATGGTAAAAGACTATTCTTTGAAGAAGATCTTTGGGCAGACAAAAAATTCTCATCTGTATTACTAATTGCCAGAGCTGATTATGTTGAAAAAAATGATAGCATAATACAAAAATGGTTAGAATCTCATCAAGAAACAGTAGAGTGGATTAATCTGAATAATGAAGAAACAGGACTTATTTATAATGACTTTTTGCATAATGAGCTTGGTACTACACTATCTGAATCTGTACTCAAAGAATCTTTTTCAAATATAGAAATTACATCAGATCCAATTCCAAAATCAATTGAAATTTTTGCAAAACGATCATATGATTTGGGATATCTTGGAAGAAATGGATATGACCTGACTGGAATCTATTATTCTAATCAAACCCTTGGAACTAAACACATGGAGATGATTTCATATCATGACTAA
- a CDS encoding ABC transporter permease → MKSKMLWKKIAFYIAVIVIWQIVGDLNFWPNEIFPSAYEVAEDLVYSASDGSLFYGIGTSIARLIVGLAIAIVGGIVLGIFMARVETVNQTIGSLVLGLQSIPSVAWVPLALIWFGISDAGIIFVTAIGAIFAVTINTYSGVKNIDPHYIEAARNMGAKGSQLVTNVLIPAAFPYMISGFKQGWAFAWRGVIGAEILFSFLGLGFLLNVGRQTVDVSQVIAIMIIIMAIGIVIDGIVFKRLENKVMSRWGLR, encoded by the coding sequence ATGAAATCTAAAATGTTATGGAAAAAAATTGCATTTTACATTGCAGTAATTGTAATCTGGCAAATAGTTGGAGATCTAAATTTCTGGCCCAATGAAATTTTTCCATCTGCATATGAGGTAGCCGAAGATCTGGTGTATAGCGCATCAGATGGAAGCCTGTTTTATGGAATTGGAACCAGCATTGCAAGATTAATCGTTGGATTGGCAATTGCAATTGTAGGTGGCATAGTACTTGGAATTTTCATGGCAAGAGTTGAGACTGTAAATCAAACAATTGGCTCACTGGTATTGGGATTACAATCTATTCCATCAGTAGCTTGGGTACCATTGGCGTTAATTTGGTTTGGCATTAGCGATGCAGGAATTATTTTTGTTACAGCCATTGGAGCAATATTTGCCGTAACAATCAACACATATTCTGGAGTCAAAAACATTGATCCTCATTACATTGAGGCTGCTCGTAACATGGGTGCAAAGGGTAGTCAATTAGTGACAAATGTTTTGATTCCTGCTGCATTCCCATACATGATAAGCGGATTCAAGCAAGGATGGGCATTTGCATGGAGAGGTGTTATTGGAGCTGAGATTCTATTCTCATTTTTAGGTCTTGGATTCCTGCTTAATGTAGGGAGACAAACAGTTGATGTCTCACAAGTAATTGCAATAATGATTATCATCATGGCAATAGGAATCGTTATTGATGGAATTGTGTTTAAACGTCTCGAAAATAAGGTAATGTCAAGATGGGGATTAAGATAA